DNA from Fusobacterium sp. IOR10:
AAAATTAAAGACATATTTAGATGAAAATAATATAGAAAATAATATTTTAGGTATAGATATTTCCAAACAGGCAATACTTGAAGCATCTAAGAAATATAAAAATATTAATTGGGTTATAGCCAGTGCATTAAATGTTCCAGTAAATGAAGAAACTTGTGATATTTTAATATGTATGTTTTCTAAAATAATTCCCAAAGAAAAAATGAGAATTTTGAAAAAAAATGGGATGGTAATTATAGTTTCAACAGGGGAAAATCATTTAAAAGAAATAAAAGAAGTTGTTTACGAAAATGTTAAAAATGACTTTTATTCTCCAATAGAAGATATGAAAGAATTTAAACACATAAAAACATATGAAGTAAAGAAAGAAATAAGCATAGATGAAAAAGAAAATATTGAAAACCTATTCAATATGACTCCATATAGATGGAGAAGTCCAAAAAAAGGAATAGAAAAATTGTTCCAACTTAATTCAATTAAGGTAACAATTGATGTTAATTTTGATGTTTTTGAAAAGGTTTAGATTTCAAAATTTATAAAAGACAAAAAATATGGGGGGATTATGGGAATTTTTAAATTTTTATTTTATTCTATTTTAGGAATAATTGCATTTTTAGCACCTATAAAAATAGGAGGAGAATCTTCAATTTTAATGGGGCATATAAAATCTTTAGTTATTGATGGATACAAGGTTCAAACAGAATACTTAGTTATAATAGTATCTTTAATAACAATAATAGGAACAGGAATCAGTTTTGTAAAAAGAGGTTTTAAAAATCATATTTTAAATGAATTTTTTACTTGTGGATGGATTAATACTATAGTGAGAATAGGTGGGAGTATCTTTTTTTTAATGGTTCATTATGGATTTGGCCCTGCTTATATTTCAGATGAGAATACAGGAGGGTTAATGGCAGGAGATTTAATACCTTCCCTAATAGTGACCTTTTGTGTAGGTGTTTTATTAATGCCATTATTAACATCTTTTGGATTAGTTGAGTTTGTAGGAGTTTTAATAGCTCCATTTATGAGAAAAATATTTAAAGTTCCAGGATATGCAGCAATTGATGCAATGGCTTCTTTTTTAGGAGATGGAACAATAGGAATAGTAGTGACAGATCAACAGTATCAAAGGGGATATTATACTCAAAAGGAAGCAGCAATTATAGCAACTTCATTTTCCATAGTTGGAATTTCATTTGCAGCAGTTGTAGCAGATTTCTTAGGTTTTTCTAAAATATTTATGATTTTTTATGGAACAATAGCTATCTCAACAATTATAGCTGGGGTTATTATGGCAAGACTTCCATTTAAAAAATTTAAAAATGAATATTATCAAGGAAAGGATATTGGAGGAGAAGAAGCAAGCACTTCCTTTCTAGTTGCAATAAAAAAAGCAGCAAAAGCGGCAGAAAAATCAAAAGAAATAGAAGTGTTTTCAGATTCTATTAGAAAAGTAGGGATTATCTATATAACATTTATACCAGTAATAATGTTTATGGGGACATTGGGTCTTGTTTTAGCTGAGTATACAAATGTTTTTGGAATTATTTCAATGCCTTTAGTTCCATTTTTTAGATTACTTGGATTTCCATTGGAAATAGCTAAAAGCATGGCT
Protein-coding regions in this window:
- a CDS encoding putative RNA methyltransferase, with translation MVICPKCKETLVKDGKTYKCINNHSFDISKSGYLNLLLDNQKNSKNPGDDKGMIKSRKFFLEEGYYKDISDKLNEIILEKLRGTKENFILDIGCGEGYYTGKLKTYLDENNIENNILGIDISKQAILEASKKYKNINWVIASALNVPVNEETCDILICMFSKIIPKEKMRILKKNGMVIIVSTGENHLKEIKEVVYENVKNDFYSPIEDMKEFKHIKTYEVKKEISIDEKENIENLFNMTPYRWRSPKKGIEKLFQLNSIKVTIDVNFDVFEKV
- a CDS encoding YjiH family protein, with protein sequence MGIFKFLFYSILGIIAFLAPIKIGGESSILMGHIKSLVIDGYKVQTEYLVIIVSLITIIGTGISFVKRGFKNHILNEFFTCGWINTIVRIGGSIFFLMVHYGFGPAYISDENTGGLMAGDLIPSLIVTFCVGVLLMPLLTSFGLVEFVGVLIAPFMRKIFKVPGYAAIDAMASFLGDGTIGIVVTDQQYQRGYYTQKEAAIIATSFSIVGISFAAVVADFLGFSKIFMIFYGTIAISTIIAGVIMARLPFKKFKNEYYQGKDIGGEEASTSFLVAIKKAAKAAEKSKEIEVFSDSIRKVGIIYITFIPVIMFMGTLGLVLAEYTNVFGIISMPLVPFFRLLGFPLEIAKSMAPTMIIGFADMYLPSLLIESVPSEMVRFIVGTLSFAQLIFLSETGMILVASKIGFNFLDALKVFVIRTLLTFPVIFIIAKILLSVGILVN